A DNA window from Canis lupus familiaris isolate Mischka breed German Shepherd chromosome 10, alternate assembly UU_Cfam_GSD_1.0, whole genome shotgun sequence contains the following coding sequences:
- the LGALS2 gene encoding galectin-2 (The RefSeq protein has 2 substitutions compared to this genomic sequence): MSGKFEFMNMDMKLGGTLKIKGKIAGDADGFVINLGQGSDKLNLHFNPRFHESVIVCNSRDGNWGQEQRDKHMCFSPGSEVKFTVTFENDGFKVKLPDGHQLTFPNRLGHSHLSYLGVQGGLKLSSFKIE, translated from the exons ATGTCG GGGAAATTTGAGGTTATGAACATGGACATGAAGTTGGGGGGAACCCTGAAGATTAAGGGCAAGATTGCTGGTGATGCTGATGG GTTTGTGATTAATCTGGGCCAGGGGTCAGATAAACTGAACCTGCATTTCAATCCACGCTTCCACGAATCCGTCATCGTCTGCAACTCAAGGGATGGCAACTGGGGGCAGGAGCAACGGGATAAGCACAtgtgcttcagcccagggtcagAGGTCAAG TTCACCGTGACCTTTGAGAATGACGGATTCAAGGTGAAGCTGCCAGATGGGCACCAGTTGACCTTTCCCAACAGGCTGGGCCACAGCCACCTGAGCTACCTGGGCGTGCAGGGCGGGCTGAAGGTCTCCTCCTTCAAGATAGAATAA
- the CDC42EP1 gene encoding cdc42 effector protein 1: MPGPQGAGGAPAMSLGKLSPVGWVSSSHGKRRLTADMISPPLGDFRHTMHVGRGGDVFGDTSFLSNHGGSSGGTHRSPRSFLAKKLQQVRRVGAPPRRMASPPAPSPAPPAISPIIKNAISLPQLNQAAYDSLLVSKFTFDRSPATSTDGRSNYGLDSGFCTISRVPRQEKPRDRDHDSTFPSEPELRRSDSLLSFRLDLDLGPSLLSELLGVMSLSEASAADTPAPAISSPAPSPPACAPSSPAPATSPPAPATRTPAPAARTPALTSRPPAPASSPQPRGHCPNGVTAGLLAEVRASPVEDYPRAPADMAPGRHWGAGWGDSQGGSWRELQGVLPQARASWDSLDEEWGQAGSRAPVPSTVQANTFEFADAEEDDEVKV; this comes from the exons ATGCCGGGCCCCCAGGGGGCCGGAGGAGCCCCTGCCATGAGCCTGGGCAAGCTCTCGCCCGTGGGCTGGGTGTCCAGCTCGCACGGGAAGAGGCGGCTGACGGCAGATATGATCAGCCCCCCGCTCGGGGACTTCCGCCACACCATGCACGTGGGCCGTGGCGGGGATGTCTTCGGCGACACCTCCTTTCTCAGCAACCACGGTGGCAGCTCGGGGGGCACTCATCGCTCACCCCGCAGCTTCCTGGCCAAGAAGCTACAGCAGGTGCGGAGGGTAGGGGCGCCGCCCCGGCGGATGGCCTCCCCGCCGGCGCCCTCCCCTGCTCCACCGGCCATCTCCCCGATCATCAAGAACGCCATCTCCCTGCCCCAGCTCAACCAGGCCGCCTACGACAGCCTCTTGGTGAGCAAGTTCACCTTTGACCGCAGCCCTGCCACTTCCACGGACGGCCGCTCCAATTACG GCCTGGACTCTGGGTTCTGCACTATCTCCCGCGTGCCTCGCCAGGAAAAGCCTCGTGACCGAGACCATGATAGTACCTTCCCCTCTGAGCCCGAGCTTCGCCGCTCTGACTCCCTCCTGTCCTTCCGCCTGGACCTCGACCTTGGGCCATCTCTCCTCAGTGAGCTGTTGGGGGTCATGAGCCTTTCAGAAGCCTCTGCAGCTgacaccccagcccctgccataAGCTCCCCTGCCCCAAGCCCCCCAGCCTGTGCCCCGAGCTCCCCAGCTCCTGCCAcaagccccccagcccctgctacAAGAACCCCAGCCCCTGCTGCAAGAACCCCAGCGCTTACCTCAagacccccagcccctgcctcaaGTCCCCAACCCCGTGGACACTGCCCCAATGGGGTAACTGCTGGGCTGTTGGCTGAGGTGAGGGCCAGCCCAGTGGAAGATTATCCCCGTGCACCTGCTGACATGGCCCCTGGCAGGCACTGGGGAGCAGGCTGGGGGGACAGCCAGGGCGGCTCCTGGCGGGAGCTGCAGGGGGTGCTGCCCCAGGCTCGGGCTTCTTGGGACAGCCTGGATGAAGagtgggggcaggcaggcagcagggcccCCGTGCCCAGCACAGTGCAAGCAAACACCTTTGAGTTTGCTGATGCTGAGGAGGATGATGAAGTCAAGGTGTGA